Proteins encoded in a region of the Pieris brassicae chromosome 3, ilPieBrab1.1, whole genome shotgun sequence genome:
- the LOC123707121 gene encoding ras GTPase-activating protein raskol isoform X6, whose product MSLQRQKKRFRMWKAIIQKRRKYSESDDLQCEETYSALATLQGGTAATLPPSLDALRAYTSYEKACRRGSAPSTPIPGGQTQHSPSRLASFFFSKRSFRSNPLKRTKSAIKLEPPKDRVSAVPTHPATHALRTSRSHESLLSAHSPAVSTMDLGPPNQVEIRALHSSVLGRPHCFALSAENRAPRYFACASRKERDRWIYSLRQAARPDEIRTRRCERTVKLWLLEAKAIPPKKRYYCEILLDDTLYARSSSKLKSELCFWGEVYEFSALPAVRAIHVNVYREPERRARKRDKHALVGTVRIPVDDVSSRYLNERWYPVSEGDKPQSPGRSPAPIPALRIKCRYQCVDVLPLDCYARFLDYLKRNYRRLCEYLEPVIGVKAKEDIGCALVLCMAGAGLAPRYLADVVALDVRRTGDHSLTFRGNSLATKSMEAYLKLVGDQYLQDTLGEAVCTAAGPSAVDCEVDPQRAGSSAALRRQQAALRDTVTLAWRAIAASAPRFPPPLRDCFATFRERLIAMGREDISDNLISASIFLRFLCPAILSPSLFGITHEYPNERAARNLTLVAKTLQTLANFTRFQGKEAFMEFLNDFLEQEAPNMKAFLRAISTRPQEQQNQQQQQQQQQQQQHQQQDSKRNSSTSQGSGCENIASVEADPEWAPHVDLGKQLATLHGLLVDSLPKLPTGRTQELDPLNDILDELSKKLANNDIGPTTQVADNIFRFNDPTCNTPTKQSTENVVSNGPLNNFAHSSPIMNKNGVQFNISPSKSNAEESKYKGSFVTVTKSPSFNLRSATLPRNGYGSSPNQNVNPDRYSSQYNNQEHCVNLKVVQIGFGSDQFPKGISNGLNESLERRYQDRYKPNNFNQQHYNSNYSTERSPSGDSINHNYCANEMQNIMKETATLDELSDLLKYADDSDIVDEKVMNKKNIAQSKSNNNIVNGSKNSYTNNGSNVSISGLSNVASSGYQSIATYSQSSSPIENTTHHHQPYENGGQPLSRFSQLNYQKQRDKQYYDSKNEKFYPKSPVQQKIEYDIQKYGIQNFTTADNVQNNKNSSSKVAPLVFTNPVYNMEDNRQSQEAKKSENRNSKRCPCGSSSSSIDEEGLSTDNAETNSEEGSTNFNDDGRNFDKQNRNNTHRKLARDNCNFEDVYQRSNHSNSPRIRDDESSSNSPSLRKSKTRMPRTNPMLSYSTNQNQNLKHFGQRGESLYESKPHHISTDSGYPMSRSDSNVEEVNKEMYRLQISRSQKALYNMEAKNSPEKFVNDNAVQETNYPLDRAYSGAKLSGSRLNEDMERQEYYAIRERRESPSRVFSRESHSSEASERVPVRCERELPVRDKLQRRLSLESARELTDSSDELDDTLYSTTGRRRSKHHRTIEQYEREIERLKCSVELLRGRLGPTESGQDHTDAKMKAIISRLICVEEELRREQRKMAAALSHKQRVIEAQEHRIAALDEANTRLLSALVHLQQRAPHTPTHNTHNTHNNSHSPHSHQELQI is encoded by the exons ATACATCGTATGAAAAAGCATGTCGACGTGGATCAGCTCCGAGTACGCCGATCCCCGGTGGACAAACGCAGCACAGTCCATCGCGGCTAGCTTCGTTCTTCTTCTCAAAGCGATCTTTTCGAAGTAACCCCCTCAAGCGAACCAAATCAGCAATTAAGTTAGAGCCGCCAAAGGACAGGGTGTCGGCAGTGCCGACTCACCCAGCTACACATGCCTTACGGACATCaag ATCGCATGAGAGTTTGTTATCAGCACATTCCCCCGCAGTTTCTACGATGGATTTGGGACCTCCAAATCag gTTGAAATTCGGGCACTACACTCATCGGTATTGGGACGACCACATTGTTTCGCGTTGAGTGCGGAGAATCGCGCGCCACGATACTTCGCTTGTGCCTCACGAAAGGAAAGAGATAGATGGatatatag TTTACGACAAGCAGCTCGTCCAGACGAGATCCGGACGAGGCGGTGTGAAAGAACAGTGAAATTGTGGCTGTTAGAGGCCAAAGCCATCCCACCTAAGAAGCGGTACTATTGTGAAATTTTACTGGATGATACTTTATACGCAag GTCTTcctcaaaattaaaatcagaACTGTGTTTTTGGGGTGAAGTGTACGAGTTTAGCGCGCTACCAGCCGTACGGGCGATACACGTCAACGTATACCGTGAACCCGAGCGGCGCGCACGCAAACGGGACAAACATGCACTTGTTG GCACAGTACGAATACCAGTTGACGACGTATCATCTCGTTACCTCAATGAGCGATGGTACCCAGTGAGTGAAGGCGATAAGCCTCAATCCCCCGGACGGTCACCTGCGCCTATACCCGCGTTACGTATAAAATGCCGTTACCAGTGTGTAGATGTACTGCCGTTGGACTGCTATGCACGATTCTTGGATTACCTTAAGAGGAATTATAGGCGGCTATGCGAGTATCTCGAGCCTGTTATTG GTGTAAAAGCGAAGGAAGACATCGGTTGTGCCCTTGTACTTTGTATGGCGGGAGCTGGTTTGGCGCCGAGATATTTAGCTGATGTTGTTGCGTTAGATGTTCGAAGGACAGGAGACCATTCTCTGACATTCAGGGGTAATTCCCTTGCCACCAAGAGCATGGAAGCTTACTTGAAGCTCGTGGGAGATCAGTACTTACAA GACACACTAGGCGAAGCAGTATGCACGGCAGCGGGTCCGAGTGCGGTAGACTGCGAAGTAGACCCTCAAAGGGCGGGCAGCAGCGCAGCCTTAAGACGACAGCAAGCGGCGCTAAGGGACACAGTCACGTTGGCCTGGCGAGCTATCGCAGCCTCTGCGCCACGCTTTCCGCCTCCATTGCGGGACTGCTTCGCTACATTTAGAGAGAG GCTAATTGCGATGGGCAGAGAAGATATATCAGACAATCTCATCAGtgcatcaatatttttaagatttttgtgCCCGGCCATACTGTCTCCCAGTCTTTTTGGAATTACTCATG AATACCCGAACGAGCGTGCGGCGCGCAACCTGACGTTGGTCGCGAAAACTCTGCAGACCCTTGCGAATTTCACTCGGTTCCAGGGAAAGGAAGCTTTTATGGAGTTTCTCAATGACTTCTTAGAACAGGAGGCGCCCAATATGAAGGCGTTTTTGAGAGCTATAtct ACTCGACCTCAAGAACAACAAAATCAGcagcaacaacaacaacaacaacagcagcaacaacatcaacaacaAGACAGTAAACGGAACTCGTCAACATCACAAGGGTCTGGGTGTGAGAATATAGCATCAGTAGAAGCTGATCCTGAATGGGCGCCCCACGTTGACCTTGGGAAGCAGTTGGCGACACTACATGGGTTGCTGGTTGATAGCCTACCTAAATTACCAACTGGGAGAACACAG GAGCTTGACCCACTGAATGACATATTGGATGAGCTCAGCAAGAAGTTAGCGAACAATGACATTGGACCAACAACCCAAGtggctgataatatttttag GTTCAACGATCCCACTTGCAATACCCCAACGAAACAGAGCACCGAAAACGTTGTATCAAATGGTCCACTCAATAACTTTGCACACAGTTCACCTATTATGAACAAAAATGGCGTTCAGTTCAATATAAGTCCATCGAAATCGAACGCGGAAGAATCAAAGTACAAAGGATCTTTTGTGACTGTCACAAAATCGCCCAGTTTTAATCTACGATCAGCCACACTACCACGAAACGGTTACGGCTCAAGCCCTAACCAAAACGTCAATCCTGATAGATACAGCTCCCAATACAACAACCAGGAACATTGCGTTAACCTAAAAGTGGTACAAATCGGCTTCGGCTCGGACCAGTTCCCCAAAGGCATCAGTAACGGCTTAAACGAAAGTTTAGAAAGAAGGTACCAGGATAGATACAAGCCAAACAATTTCAACCAACAGCATTATAACTCCAATTATAGTACGGAACGATCCCCGAGTGGCGACAGCATCAATCATAATTATTGCGCTAATGAGATGCAGAATATTATGAAAGAAACCGCCACTTTAGACGAGCTATCAGACCTCTTGAAGTATGCGGACGATTCGGATATCGTCGACGAGAAAGTTATGAACAAGAAGAACATAGCACAATCCaagtctaataataatattgtgaaCGGAAGCAAAAATTCTTATACAAATAACGGTTCAAACGTGTCTATCAGCGGTTTGTCAAATGTCGCCAGCTCCGGTTACCAAAGCATCGCAACGTACAGCCAAAGCTCCAGTCCCATCGAAAACACTACACATCACCACCAGCCTTATGAAAACGGCGGTCAGCCCTTGAGCCGGTTCTCGCAGCTAAACTACCAAAAACAGAGAGACAAACAGTATTACGATAGTAAAAACGAGAAGTTCTACCCGAAGAGCCCAGTGCAGCAAAAAATTGAGTAtgatattcaaaaatatgGGATACAGAATTTCACCACGGCTGataatgtacaaaataataaaaattcaagttCAAAAGTAGCTCCATTAGTGTTCACCAACCCCGTCTACAATATGGAGGACAACCGACAGTCACAGGAAGCCAAAAAAAGTGAGAACAGAAACTCCAAGCGATGTCCATGTGGCTCATCCAGTTCATCGATCGATGAGGAGGGCTTGAGCACTGACAACGCGGAGACTAACTCTGAAGAGGGTTCTACCAACTTCAACGACGATGGTAGAAACTTTGACAAACAGAATCGCAACAATACCCACCGAAAACTCGCCAgagataattgtaattttgaaGACGTCTATCAGAGGAGCAATCATAGCAACTCGCCTAGGATAAGGGACGACGAATCGTCCAGCAATTCGCCGAGTCTACGCAAAAGTAAGACGCGAATGCCCAGAACAAACCCTATGCTCTCTTACTCAACAAATCAAAACCAGAACCTGAAGCACTTCGGTCAGCGAGGCGAGTCTCTCTACGAAAGCAAGCCTCATCATATTTCCACAGACTCTGGCTACCCCATGAGCCGTTCAGATTCGAACGTCGAAGAGGTTAACAAAGAAATGTATCGTTTGCAAATATCGCGAAGCCAAAAAGCATTGTACAACATGGAGGCGAAGAATTCGCCTGAAAAGTTTGTGAATGACAATGCAGTTCAAGAGACGAACTATCCCCTGGATAGAGCGTATTCAGGGGCAAAGTTGTCAGGTAGTAGGTTAAATGAAGATATGGAGAGGCAGGAATATTATGCGATAAGAGAGAGACGGGAGTCGCCGTCTCGAGTGTTTAGCCGCGAGTCGCACTCCAGCGAGGCAAGTGAGAGGGTTCCGGTGCGTTGTGAGAGGGAACTGCCAGTAAGGGACAAGCTTCAACGGCGGCTTAGCTTAGAGTCAGCGAGGGAATTAACAGATAGTTCAGATGAGTTGGATGACACCTTGTATAGCACAACAGGTCGGAGACGCAGCAAACATCACAGAACTATCGAACAG taTGAACGTGAAATCGAGAGATTGAAATGTTCCGTAGAGCTGTTACGAGGGCGATTAGGTCCCACAGAGTCCGGACAAGATCACACGGATGCAAAGATGAAGGCAATAATATCCAG ATTAATCTGCGTAGAAGAAGAACTAAGGCGGGAACAGCGCAAAATGGCGGCCGCACTATCTCACAAACAGAGGGTAATAGAGGCGCAGGAGCATCGAATAGCCGCACTAGACGAGGCCAACACACGCCTTTTGTCAGCGTTAGTACATTTACAACAGAGGGCGCCACACACACCCACACACAACACACACAACACACACAATAACTCACACTCGCCGCACTCACACCAAGAACTTcaaatataa